In one window of Flavobacterium ginsengisoli DNA:
- a CDS encoding SphA family protein produces MKAKISNPKKLAQSVLTATLLLIAFCGNAQLKGGHILGSMGLQSGTQSPENTLSVYIPGYIYSASSLRDSNGDKVGNPDLTMFITGIGANYVSDFKILGANYGATILIAGASNTIQGSYIDSKSDFAFTDMYIQPIQLGWHNKRADFVFGYQLYLPTGKYELGGSNNSGLGMFMNEFSAGTTLFFNDKKTFHFSALASYEINGKKKDTDIKTGDILSIEGGLGKTFYCMNAEKTAPKGILNAGLIYYLQYKVSEDKIPVGSILVIEPDKDKVAGLGAEINYLHIGCMTSAGFRWVGEVNAENRFQGNTFFITLAHVFSFKKK; encoded by the coding sequence ATGAAGGCAAAAATTAGTAATCCGAAAAAACTAGCGCAATCGGTTTTAACAGCAACATTGCTATTGATTGCTTTTTGTGGTAATGCCCAGTTAAAAGGCGGACATATTTTGGGGTCAATGGGGCTTCAATCGGGAACTCAATCACCAGAAAACACACTCAGTGTATATATTCCAGGTTATATTTATAGCGCATCTTCTTTAAGAGATTCTAACGGAGACAAAGTTGGAAATCCAGATCTTACCATGTTTATAACAGGTATTGGAGCTAATTATGTAAGCGATTTTAAAATTTTGGGAGCCAATTATGGAGCCACAATTCTGATAGCTGGCGCTTCTAACACAATTCAAGGAAGTTACATCGATTCTAAAAGCGATTTTGCTTTTACAGATATGTACATACAACCCATTCAGTTAGGCTGGCATAACAAAAGAGCCGATTTTGTATTTGGTTACCAATTGTATTTGCCCACTGGTAAATATGAACTTGGCGGAAGCAACAATAGCGGTTTAGGAATGTTTATGAACGAATTCTCTGCAGGAACTACATTGTTTTTTAATGATAAGAAAACATTTCATTTTTCGGCTTTAGCCTCTTATGAAATCAACGGAAAAAAGAAAGACACCGATATAAAAACAGGAGATATTTTAAGCATTGAAGGAGGTTTAGGAAAAACCTTTTATTGCATGAATGCCGAAAAAACTGCTCCAAAAGGCATACTCAATGCGGGTTTAATTTACTATCTGCAATACAAAGTTTCTGAAGACAAGATTCCAGTAGGAAGCATTCTTGTTATTGAACCAGACAAAGATAAAGTTGCAGGACTTGGCGCAGAGATTAATTATCTGCACATTGGCTGTATGACATCGGCAGGTTTTAGATGGGTTGGAGAAGTCAATGCCGAAAATAGATTTCAAGGAAATACCTTTTTTATTACGTTGGCACATGTTTTCAGTTTCAAGAAAAAATAA
- a CDS encoding helix-turn-helix domain-containing protein: MVGKDRQYLYKIEKRKVTPNIVTLSVLAKALKISLSELFQKI; the protein is encoded by the coding sequence ATGGTTGGAAAAGATAGACAGTATCTTTATAAAATTGAAAAAAGAAAAGTTACCCCAAACATCGTTACACTTTCAGTTTTAGCAAAAGCTTTAAAAATATCACTATCTGAATTATTTCAAAAGATTTAA
- a CDS encoding helix-turn-helix domain-containing protein → MSTATKPKHIGRNISRIRELRGMKQEALAIAIGVSQQYVSTIEGSENVDDERLNSIAEALGVSADAIKNYSDEVVLNNIQNNHEGSVIHSGPTVNHNCNFNPLDKVVELYERLVQAEKDKVEYLEKLMKGK, encoded by the coding sequence ATGAGCACAGCAACAAAACCAAAACATATCGGAAGAAACATAAGCCGAATTAGAGAGCTTAGAGGAATGAAACAAGAAGCACTTGCGATTGCAATTGGCGTAAGCCAGCAATACGTTTCTACCATTGAAGGAAGCGAAAATGTTGACGATGAAAGACTAAACTCTATTGCTGAAGCTTTGGGAGTTTCGGCTGATGCAATTAAAAATTATAGCGACGAAGTTGTATTAAACAACATTCAAAATAATCACGAAGGTTCTGTTATTCATAGCGGACCAACTGTAAACCATAATTGCAACTTCAATCCACTTGATAAAGTTGTGGAACTTTATGAACGTTTGGTTCAGGCTGAAAAAGATAAAGTGGAGTATTTGGAGAAGTTGATGAAGGGTAAGTAA
- a CDS encoding BamA/TamA family outer membrane protein, translating to MKNKKPTQKSILFLVWIILSFNVLSAQKHQVVFKDSLDGAFDLSDFLIYANGFLVVPTIVTEPALGGFGGAVAPVFLKKRPPVIEEDGTKRLVNPDITGGIGMYTANKSWLAGAFRSATLVKSKILYRGFAAYGDMNLSFYANNLPNHNDEEFKLNFKSTIFYTQWLKQFKNAKWSAGPQYLFLNSKINLPDFNLPPPFVDPKDIKSTISQLGLALQFDGRDNIFTPDKGVRIQSDFFWSDKAIGSDYQAWRINLSAIGYYPLAKTLIGGLRIEGEQALGSPPFYLQPGINMRGIPAARYMGKTSIVSELEFRWDLYRRWSLMGYGGLASAFNDWDQAFAKPVVYSYGSGFRYLIARKFKLRMGIDVAKGPEDWAYYIVFGSNWMR from the coding sequence ATGAAAAACAAAAAACCGACACAAAAAAGCATTCTATTTTTGGTTTGGATTATCTTATCGTTTAATGTTTTAAGCGCGCAAAAACACCAAGTAGTTTTTAAAGATTCTCTAGATGGAGCTTTCGATTTGAGTGATTTTCTTATCTATGCCAACGGATTCTTAGTTGTGCCTACCATTGTTACAGAACCTGCGCTGGGAGGATTTGGAGGTGCAGTCGCACCGGTTTTCTTAAAAAAACGTCCGCCTGTTATTGAAGAAGACGGAACCAAACGCCTCGTAAATCCAGATATAACAGGAGGAATAGGAATGTACACTGCAAATAAAAGCTGGTTGGCAGGTGCTTTTCGTTCTGCAACATTGGTAAAATCTAAAATATTGTATCGTGGTTTTGCCGCTTATGGCGATATGAATTTATCATTTTACGCCAATAATCTTCCCAATCATAATGACGAAGAATTTAAACTCAACTTTAAATCAACTATTTTTTATACGCAATGGCTCAAACAGTTTAAAAATGCAAAATGGAGTGCAGGACCACAATATCTATTTTTAAACTCCAAGATAAACCTGCCCGATTTTAATCTTCCGCCGCCATTTGTAGACCCTAAAGACATTAAAAGCACCATAAGCCAGCTGGGACTTGCGCTTCAGTTTGACGGACGTGACAATATATTTACACCAGATAAAGGAGTAAGAATTCAGTCCGATTTTTTCTGGTCAGACAAGGCAATTGGCAGCGATTACCAGGCCTGGCGAATAAATTTATCGGCAATAGGATATTATCCGTTGGCGAAAACCTTAATTGGTGGGCTCAGGATTGAAGGAGAACAGGCGTTGGGGAGTCCGCCTTTTTATTTACAGCCAGGAATTAATATGCGAGGAATTCCCGCTGCCCGTTATATGGGAAAAACCAGTATTGTATCTGAACTCGAGTTTAGATGGGATTTGTACCGAAGATGGAGCCTTATGGGCTATGGAGGTCTCGCAAGCGCCTTTAACGATTGGGATCAGGCTTTTGCAAAACCTGTCGTTTACAGCTACGGAAGCGGTTTTAGATACCTAATTGCCAGAAAATTTAAACTCCGAATGGGAATAGACGTTGCCAAAGGACCAGAAGATTGGGCATACTATATCGTTTTTGGAAGCAACTGGATGCGATAA
- a CDS encoding thiopeptide-type bacteriocin biosynthesis protein, producing the protein MQRDFCLGSEWLYYKIYTGVKTSDYILLEKLKPVILKLERKKIIKQWFFIRYKDTDEHLRIRFLIKNTNNLVVVIQALHTVLNQLLQQNLIWKIQTDTYNREIERYGANTISDSEYLFWKDSKMILQYIKIKSSFKKQETPLLFSFLAVNSFLDSFQLSNQEKLSLMDDLQRSYKTEFETDTAQKKDLSKNYRMIYSQMKALLSDMPSNNYPEMHKIVNKKTIKTIKRSIQIKTKIEISLQNFLASHIHMMINRQYTSNQRMYELIIYDQLFRFYKSLNYR; encoded by the coding sequence ATGCAAAGAGATTTTTGTCTTGGCAGCGAATGGCTGTACTATAAAATTTATACTGGGGTTAAAACTTCTGATTATATTTTACTAGAAAAATTGAAACCTGTTATTTTAAAATTAGAACGCAAAAAAATAATCAAACAATGGTTTTTTATTCGTTACAAAGACACAGATGAACATCTTCGAATTAGATTTTTGATAAAAAACACTAACAATTTAGTTGTTGTAATTCAAGCTTTACATACTGTTCTTAATCAACTGCTACAACAAAACTTAATATGGAAAATACAAACAGACACCTATAATAGAGAAATAGAACGATATGGAGCCAATACAATTTCAGATTCAGAATATCTATTTTGGAAAGACAGTAAAATGATTCTGCAATACATCAAAATAAAATCTTCCTTTAAAAAACAAGAAACCCCATTACTGTTCAGTTTTTTAGCAGTTAATTCATTTCTGGATTCTTTTCAATTATCAAATCAGGAGAAACTGTCATTAATGGATGATTTACAAAGATCCTATAAAACTGAATTTGAAACTGACACAGCGCAAAAAAAAGATCTGTCTAAAAACTATCGGATGATTTATTCCCAAATGAAGGCACTTTTATCAGATATGCCAAGTAATAATTATCCTGAAATGCACAAGATTGTAAATAAAAAAACTATTAAAACTATTAAACGCTCAATACAAATTAAAACCAAAATCGAAATTTCTTTACAAAACTTTCTCGCGAGTCATATCCATATGATGATTAATAGGCAATATACTTCTAACCAAAGAATGTATGAATTAATTATCTATGATCAGTTATTTAGATTTTACAAATCTTTAAACTATAGATAA
- a CDS encoding DUF262 domain-containing protein → MTENKYKGTVLSFFELLNNKSVEIPIIQRDYAQGRIDKKEIRGNFLNALYDSLNEEKPIMLDFIYGSNVDNTFQPLDGQQRLTTLFLLHWYAFTKENKTDQNNILKNFSYETRITSRDFCNALVSNNINIVEEIAISKKIVDCPWFFLTWRNDPTIDAMLRTIDDIHQRFYKIDNLWDKLISTEKGIIRFYNVELKNIGLTDDLYIKMNARGKLLTPFENFKAGFQKTIIDAKWENNIEFKNTFACRIDTIWTDFFWHHFRKNNNIDDSFIKLISTISMIRNSVERNNRSEDRITVITKLQEDSNNVKPKNFTIADFNYLVECLNLYSEKYSVIKSLKLDIPFWRHTPGQDFLHEVVFSESGASYTQKALFFAQTEYFRNTQEYNLDKYNEWMRVVRNIVSRGDIEKSGKRPDIVRSPQTFDGVVNLISELSAGCADIYIHLASIENLKSTFAKEQIEEERLKARLIQENPNRKKLIWSVEDTDLLRGRINFMLHCIDYETSNNFDDKLFDKLQIVINKHFKEEQEVSNDLRRALLTIEVNGRYDFYGYWWSFWNVISSNKRCLIDRFREMEYLIYSDYRDYFKKLILELSSNNLKDIAENFNPPVDFPKWKTRLIKDSTLLDNESKSNYIAIPEDESCCYLLKSKRPRDSNGCLKIE, encoded by the coding sequence ATGACCGAAAATAAATACAAGGGAACTGTTTTAAGTTTCTTCGAATTACTAAATAATAAGAGTGTAGAAATTCCAATTATTCAGAGAGATTATGCACAAGGAAGAATAGATAAAAAAGAAATCAGGGGAAATTTTCTAAATGCATTATATGATAGTCTTAATGAAGAAAAACCCATAATGTTAGATTTTATTTATGGGAGCAATGTAGATAATACTTTTCAACCACTTGATGGACAACAAAGACTAACAACCCTGTTTTTATTACATTGGTATGCATTTACTAAAGAAAATAAAACTGACCAAAATAATATCCTGAAAAACTTTAGCTATGAAACAAGAATTACATCTCGAGATTTTTGCAATGCTTTGGTTTCTAACAACATTAATATTGTAGAAGAAATTGCTATTAGCAAAAAAATTGTAGATTGTCCTTGGTTTTTTTTAACTTGGAGAAATGATCCTACAATTGATGCTATGCTTCGAACAATTGATGATATTCATCAAAGATTTTATAAAATTGACAATTTATGGGATAAACTTATTTCAACTGAAAAAGGTATAATTAGATTTTATAATGTTGAGTTAAAAAATATTGGTTTGACTGATGATCTTTATATTAAAATGAATGCAAGAGGCAAACTATTGACTCCTTTTGAAAATTTTAAGGCCGGATTTCAAAAAACGATCATAGATGCTAAATGGGAAAATAATATAGAGTTTAAGAATACTTTCGCATGCCGTATAGATACAATTTGGACTGACTTCTTTTGGCATCATTTTAGAAAAAATAATAATATAGATGATTCTTTTATAAAGTTAATATCGACTATTTCTATGATTAGAAATTCTGTTGAGCGTAATAACAGAAGCGAAGACAGAATTACAGTTATAACTAAATTACAAGAAGATTCGAATAATGTCAAACCAAAAAATTTTACTATTGCAGACTTTAACTATCTTGTTGAATGCCTAAATCTCTACAGCGAAAAATATTCAGTAATAAAATCCCTCAAACTAGATATACCATTTTGGAGGCACACTCCAGGACAAGATTTTTTACATGAAGTTGTATTTTCTGAAAGTGGGGCTTCATATACTCAGAAAGCATTATTTTTTGCGCAAACAGAATATTTCCGAAATACGCAAGAATATAATCTTGACAAATACAATGAATGGATGCGAGTTGTTAGAAATATCGTATCAAGAGGAGATATCGAAAAAAGCGGAAAAAGACCAGATATTGTTAGAAGTCCACAAACTTTTGATGGGGTTGTTAATTTAATATCTGAATTATCTGCTGGTTGCGCCGATATATATATACATTTAGCATCAATTGAAAATCTAAAATCAACTTTTGCCAAAGAGCAAATTGAAGAAGAAAGACTAAAAGCAAGACTAATTCAAGAAAATCCAAATAGAAAGAAATTAATTTGGAGCGTTGAAGATACTGATCTACTTAGAGGGCGAATTAACTTTATGTTACATTGTATCGATTATGAGACTTCAAACAATTTTGACGATAAATTATTTGATAAATTACAAATAGTTATAAATAAACACTTTAAGGAAGAACAAGAAGTTTCAAATGATCTTAGAAGAGCACTTTTAACTATAGAGGTTAATGGAAGATATGATTTCTATGGATATTGGTGGTCCTTTTGGAATGTAATAAGCAGCAATAAGAGATGTTTAATTGATAGATTTCGTGAAATGGAATATTTAATTTATTCAGATTATAGAGATTATTTTAAAAAATTAATACTTGAATTATCGTCAAACAATTTAAAAGATATCGCTGAAAACTTTAATCCTCCCGTAGACTTTCCAAAATGGAAAACTAGATTAATTAAAGATTCTACTTTATTAGATAATGAAAGTAAATCAAATTATATTGCCATTCCTGAGGATGAAAGCTGTTGCTATCTATTAAAAAGTAAAAGGCCAAGAGATTCCAATGGTTGCCTTAAAATAGAATAA
- a CDS encoding DUF262 domain-containing protein yields the protein MENILELKTVNELQEYKFYVPSYQRGYRWSSTEVTELLNDISEFNPRLVEATDDKTWYCLQPIVVKEKHDRTFEVIDGQQRLTTIYLILFYLNQDYKEDRRDKLFDLDYETRHGSKDFLKDLENIKDEEKCIDFHFIANAYKTINEWFNNKGINFDKNNFKSNFKFHSKVIWYLSNEDDSIAIFTRINIGKIPLTNSELIKALFLNSSNFDKTDDKLRLRQLEISTEWDFFEHSLQNQKFWYFLNQNNSTTNRIEFIFRLMNDNNEENDNYSTFRFFSKKFASKKQIDLDENWNEVKRYFQTFNEWFHERELYHKIGYLVSIEDVNLKELYLISDKITKTEFKLHLDNLIRNSLKNIDLNKLQYSDGKNVRKILLLYNILTMLTSDKDNSFFPFDLYKNEKWDIEHITSIKDKIPDNKLEWLSDAKPYIDTNKSDGKNLLKRIDKCDCKDDLEFKSLFEDIVTHFNSELNDDDDINDISNLTLLDRETNRGYKNAVFPFKRNTIINRDKQGIFIPICTKNVFLKYFSEYPPKISFWTQQDRESYEKDLFSVLEEFLIK from the coding sequence ATGGAAAATATATTAGAACTTAAAACCGTAAATGAACTTCAAGAATATAAATTTTATGTTCCTTCTTATCAAAGAGGATATCGATGGAGTTCAACTGAAGTTACAGAGCTATTAAATGATATTTCAGAATTTAATCCTAGATTAGTAGAAGCAACTGATGATAAAACCTGGTATTGTTTACAACCAATTGTAGTCAAAGAAAAACATGATAGAACATTTGAAGTAATTGATGGCCAGCAACGTTTGACAACTATATACTTAATTCTTTTCTATCTAAATCAGGATTACAAAGAAGACCGAAGGGATAAGTTATTCGATTTAGATTACGAAACAAGACATGGTTCTAAAGATTTTTTAAAAGACTTAGAAAATATAAAAGATGAAGAGAAATGTATAGATTTTCATTTTATTGCCAACGCGTATAAAACGATAAACGAATGGTTTAATAATAAAGGAATAAACTTTGATAAAAACAATTTTAAATCAAATTTTAAATTCCACTCCAAAGTAATTTGGTACCTCAGTAATGAAGATGATTCCATAGCAATTTTTACGAGAATTAATATTGGGAAAATTCCGTTAACAAATTCTGAATTAATCAAAGCTCTTTTTTTGAATAGTTCAAATTTTGATAAAACAGATGATAAACTACGTTTAAGACAATTGGAGATTTCAACAGAATGGGATTTCTTTGAGCATTCTTTACAAAATCAAAAATTTTGGTATTTTTTAAATCAAAATAATTCAACAACAAATAGAATTGAATTTATTTTTAGATTAATGAATGATAATAATGAAGAAAACGATAATTATTCAACATTTCGTTTTTTCAGTAAAAAATTTGCTTCAAAAAAGCAGATAGATTTGGATGAAAATTGGAATGAAGTTAAAAGATATTTTCAAACTTTTAATGAATGGTTCCATGAACGAGAATTGTACCATAAAATTGGATATCTTGTAAGTATTGAAGATGTAAATCTTAAAGAACTTTATTTAATTTCTGATAAAATAACAAAAACTGAATTTAAATTACATTTAGATAATTTAATTAGGAATAGTTTAAAAAATATTGATCTCAATAAATTGCAATATTCAGACGGTAAAAACGTACGAAAAATACTTCTTTTATACAACATATTAACAATGCTGACTAGTGATAAAGACAATTCTTTTTTCCCTTTTGATCTTTATAAAAATGAAAAGTGGGACATCGAACATATCACTTCTATAAAAGATAAAATTCCCGACAATAAATTAGAATGGCTTTCTGATGCAAAACCTTACATCGATACCAATAAAAGCGATGGAAAAAATTTACTTAAACGTATAGATAAATGTGATTGTAAAGATGATTTAGAATTCAAAAGTCTATTTGAAGACATTGTTACGCATTTTAACTCAGAACTTAATGATGACGATGACATTAATGACATATCTAATTTAACATTATTAGATCGTGAAACAAATAGAGGATATAAAAATGCTGTTTTTCCTTTTAAAAGAAATACCATAATAAATAGAGACAAACAGGGCATATTTATCCCAATATGCACCAAAAATGTTTTTTTAAAGTACTTTAGTGAATACCCTCCCAAAATCTCTTTCTGGACTCAACAAGATCGCGAATCTTACGAAAAAGATCTTTTTTCTGTACTTGAAGAATTTCTAATTAAATAA
- a CDS encoding lantibiotic dehydratase — protein sequence MYNATILSKAKWKIKKDEIKNFHKIDESILKEHFLKWRSERNLPRFVNWINGDNTLLFDFESLISIKLFLNATKSKEEFFLEEFLFVDDAAVKNNLGENFSNQIILSYYKEKA from the coding sequence GTGTATAATGCAACTATACTTTCTAAAGCTAAATGGAAAATTAAAAAAGACGAAATAAAAAATTTTCATAAAATCGATGAAAGTATTTTAAAAGAACATTTCTTGAAATGGCGGTCAGAAAGGAATCTTCCACGTTTTGTAAATTGGATTAATGGCGACAATACGCTTCTATTTGATTTTGAATCTTTGATTTCAATAAAATTATTTTTAAATGCAACTAAATCAAAAGAAGAGTTTTTTCTAGAAGAATTTCTATTTGTTGATGATGCGGCCGTAAAAAACAATTTAGGAGAGAATTTTTCCAATCAGATTATACTTTCTTATTATAAAGAAAAAGCGTAA
- a CDS encoding aminopeptidase C produces MSASVFLAGTAGCFAQDILVNSLKLNASDKSKENFKFTEVINLGTTSVKSQGSSGTCWSYSTNSFLESEMIRLGKQPVELSQIYSARNVYVEKGVNYVRMHGAITLGDGGALHDVINMYKKYGTVPREVYTGLNYGTDKNKFAEMGALMEGVLTAVVKNPNGELTPNWQKAYAAVIDSYLGKVPDNFTYKGKNYTPQSFAKEVVGINPDDYVEMSSFTNAPYYQKTTMMVPDNWSLDQVYNVKLNDMTDVIDNALKKGYTVAWATDVSEKSFSWKNGVAYVASKKFDDMTAEEKADMFNGPKAEPEITPEMRQAAFDNYTTTDDHGMHIIGLAKDQTGKEYYIVKNSWGETNDYKGFLFVTKNFVKYKTTALLVNKGGIPAEIAKKLGV; encoded by the coding sequence TTGTCTGCTTCAGTATTTTTGGCTGGAACTGCAGGCTGCTTTGCGCAAGACATTTTAGTAAATTCACTTAAACTAAATGCAAGCGACAAAAGTAAAGAAAACTTCAAATTCACAGAAGTAATTAACCTAGGTACAACATCTGTAAAATCTCAAGGATCATCTGGAACTTGCTGGAGCTACTCAACAAACTCATTCTTAGAGTCAGAAATGATTCGTTTAGGAAAACAGCCAGTTGAGCTATCTCAAATTTATTCTGCAAGAAACGTATATGTAGAAAAAGGAGTAAACTATGTTCGTATGCACGGAGCAATTACGCTTGGAGACGGAGGAGCTCTTCACGATGTAATTAATATGTATAAAAAATACGGAACTGTACCTAGAGAAGTTTACACAGGATTAAACTACGGAACAGACAAAAACAAATTTGCTGAAATGGGCGCTCTTATGGAAGGTGTTCTAACAGCAGTGGTAAAAAACCCGAACGGAGAATTGACTCCAAACTGGCAAAAAGCCTATGCAGCAGTTATTGATTCTTACTTAGGAAAAGTGCCAGATAACTTTACTTACAAAGGAAAAAACTACACGCCACAATCTTTTGCTAAAGAAGTAGTAGGAATTAACCCAGATGATTATGTAGAAATGTCATCTTTTACAAATGCGCCTTACTACCAAAAAACAACTATGATGGTGCCAGACAACTGGTCATTGGATCAAGTTTACAATGTAAAATTGAACGATATGACAGACGTTATCGACAATGCACTTAAAAAAGGATACACTGTAGCTTGGGCAACAGATGTGAGCGAGAAAAGCTTTAGCTGGAAAAACGGTGTAGCTTATGTAGCATCTAAAAAATTCGACGACATGACGGCTGAAGAAAAAGCAGACATGTTTAACGGACCAAAAGCAGAACCAGAAATTACTCCAGAAATGCGTCAGGCTGCGTTTGATAACTATACTACAACAGACGACCACGGAATGCACATTATTGGTCTTGCAAAAGATCAAACTGGAAAAGAATACTACATAGTAAAAAATTCTTGGGGAGAAACAAACGACTACAAAGGTTTCTTGTTTGTAACTAAGAACTTCGTAAAATATAAAACTACTGCATTACTAGTAAACAAAGGAGGAATTCCTGCTGAAATTGCTAAGAAATTAGGGGTTTAA